One Microbacterium sp. No. 7 genomic window carries:
- a CDS encoding nucleobase:cation symporter-2 family protein produces MAATASTPTVERKKKKRETGNTVDAIPPLARLFPLGLQHVLAMYAGAVAVPLIVGGAMQLSPADMAFLISADLFVAGLATIVQSIGFWRFGVRLPLMQGVTFAAVGPMIAIGTSPEGGGITDIFGATIACGVFMILVAPFFSQLLRFFPPIVTGTVILIIGLSLMRVAAGWITQGGDENGADPLNVGFAAGTLLFIILIERFAPPALQRVSVLLGLVVGTLVALLVPGMVHWDSVGDAAWFAIITPFHFGLPTWNIAAIVSMIIVGIVIMTETTGDMIAVGEIVEKPVNRRSLADGLRADGLGTVLGGIFNTFPYTAFAQNVGLVSLTGVRSRYVATAAGVILIVLGVIPKVSAIVEGVPRAVLGGAGIALFGMVAASGIRTLTKVKFNNKNILVVAISVGIALLPTVAPTIYHNFPTWFTLIFESGISAGAIAAILLNLLLNSEQLRKQAADDPDISAHDAVRGPAAAALIHPEAEGTGLIPTQPLNPPPGEKHADDGPPTKDA; encoded by the coding sequence ATGGCAGCGACAGCGAGCACCCCCACGGTGGAACGAAAGAAGAAGAAGCGGGAGACGGGCAATACCGTCGACGCGATCCCACCCCTCGCGCGACTGTTCCCGCTCGGGCTGCAGCACGTGCTCGCGATGTACGCGGGCGCCGTGGCGGTGCCGCTCATCGTCGGCGGCGCGATGCAGCTCAGCCCCGCCGACATGGCCTTCCTCATCAGCGCCGACCTGTTCGTCGCGGGCCTGGCGACGATCGTGCAGTCGATCGGGTTCTGGCGCTTCGGCGTGCGCCTGCCGCTCATGCAGGGCGTCACCTTCGCGGCGGTCGGGCCGATGATCGCGATCGGCACCTCGCCCGAGGGCGGCGGCATCACCGACATCTTCGGGGCGACCATCGCCTGCGGCGTGTTCATGATCCTGGTCGCGCCGTTCTTCTCACAGCTGCTGCGGTTCTTCCCGCCGATCGTCACGGGCACCGTCATCCTCATCATCGGCCTTTCGCTCATGCGCGTCGCGGCCGGCTGGATCACGCAGGGCGGGGACGAGAACGGCGCCGACCCGCTCAACGTCGGCTTCGCGGCGGGCACGCTGCTGTTCATCATCCTGATCGAGCGGTTCGCGCCGCCCGCGCTGCAGCGCGTCTCGGTGCTGCTGGGCCTCGTGGTCGGCACGCTCGTGGCGCTGCTGGTGCCGGGCATGGTGCACTGGGACAGCGTGGGCGACGCCGCCTGGTTCGCGATCATCACGCCCTTCCACTTCGGCCTCCCGACCTGGAACATCGCGGCGATCGTCTCGATGATCATCGTCGGCATCGTCATCATGACCGAGACCACGGGCGACATGATCGCCGTCGGCGAGATCGTCGAGAAGCCCGTCAACCGCCGCAGCCTCGCCGACGGCCTGCGCGCCGACGGCCTGGGCACCGTGCTCGGCGGCATCTTCAACACGTTCCCCTACACCGCGTTCGCGCAGAACGTCGGCCTCGTCTCGCTCACGGGCGTGCGCTCGCGCTACGTCGCGACGGCCGCGGGCGTCATCCTGATCGTGCTCGGCGTCATCCCCAAGGTGTCGGCGATCGTCGAGGGCGTGCCGCGCGCGGTGCTCGGCGGCGCGGGCATCGCGCTGTTCGGGATGGTCGCCGCGAGCGGCATCCGCACCCTCACCAAGGTGAAGTTCAACAACAAGAACATCCTGGTCGTGGCGATCTCGGTCGGCATCGCCCTGCTGCCGACGGTCGCGCCCACGATCTACCACAACTTCCCGACGTGGTTCACGCTCATCTTCGAGTCGGGCATCTCGGCCGGCGCGATCGCCGCGATCCTGCTCAACCTGCTGCTCAACTCGGAGCAGCTGCGCAAGCAGGCCGCCGACGACCCCGACATCAGCGCCCACGACGCCGTGCGCGGCCCCGCCGCCGCCGCGCTCATCCACCCCGAGGCCGAGGGGACCGGCCTCATCCCCACCCAGCCGCTCAACCCGCCGCCGGGCGAGAAGCACGCCGACGACGGGCCGCCCACCAAGGACGCATAG
- a CDS encoding DUF1761 domain-containing protein — translation MIPEINYGAVAVATVLAMIIGSVWYAPPVLGRRWSRLSDEKPPRTGGEGITRILVSIVLGFLLAWVLAGSVAIAWHFYGGSYLSSALVTGVTLWAGFTAGRLIVHDVMVGRPSQLTVLNIAHELVLVIAMSLVIGLWPPAGTV, via the coding sequence ATGATTCCCGAGATCAACTACGGCGCCGTGGCCGTGGCGACCGTACTGGCCATGATCATCGGATCGGTCTGGTACGCGCCGCCCGTGCTGGGCAGGCGCTGGTCGCGGCTGTCCGACGAGAAGCCGCCGCGCACGGGCGGCGAGGGCATCACCCGCATCCTCGTGTCGATCGTGCTGGGCTTCCTGCTCGCGTGGGTGCTCGCCGGCTCGGTCGCGATCGCGTGGCACTTCTACGGCGGCTCGTACCTGTCGTCGGCGCTCGTGACGGGCGTCACGCTGTGGGCCGGGTTCACCGCCGGGCGGCTCATCGTGCACGACGTCATGGTCGGCCGGCCGTCGCAGCTCACGGTGCTGAACATCGCGCACGAGCTCGTGCTGGTGATCGCGATGTCGCTCGTGATCGGACTCTGGCCGCCCGCCGGCACCGTCTGA
- a CDS encoding adenine phosphoribosyltransferase — MKKCKDWSARYAEPVPDLARAESLIATIPDFPEKGVMFRDISPLLADAEGLRRVVDALAAPFAGAFDVVAGVEARGFLLAGAVAIATGVGMVPIRKAGKLPRPAASVTYDLEYGTATIEMADDLPSGTRVLLVDDVLATGGTLRAAQRLLASLDHRLAGTAVLLELDDLDGQHACGPVHSVFRV; from the coding sequence ATGAAGAAATGTAAGGATTGGTCCGCCCGCTACGCTGAACCCGTGCCCGATCTCGCCCGTGCCGAGTCGCTCATCGCGACGATCCCCGACTTCCCCGAGAAGGGCGTCATGTTCCGCGACATCTCGCCGCTCCTGGCGGATGCCGAGGGCCTGCGCCGCGTCGTCGACGCGCTCGCCGCGCCGTTCGCCGGCGCGTTCGACGTGGTCGCGGGCGTCGAGGCGCGCGGGTTCCTGCTCGCGGGCGCCGTCGCGATCGCGACCGGCGTGGGCATGGTGCCGATCCGCAAGGCGGGCAAGCTGCCCCGCCCCGCGGCATCCGTCACGTACGACCTCGAGTACGGCACCGCGACGATCGAGATGGCCGACGACCTGCCGTCCGGCACCCGTGTGCTGCTCGTCGACGACGTGCTGGCCACGGGCGGCACGCTGCGGGCGGCGCAGCGTCTGCTTGCGTCGCTCGACCACCGCCTCGCCGGAACCGCGGTGCTGCTCGAGCTCGACGACCTCGACGGGCAGCACGCCTGCGGCCCCGTGCACTCCGTGTTCCGCGTCTGA
- a CDS encoding AbrB/MazE/SpoVT family DNA-binding domain-containing protein, with the protein MPSATMTSKGQITVPKEIRDELRLTAGSKIMFVRMPGGHFRLVPRTGKVSDLIGMLHDPSVPPLTIEQINEAIAEGGAESGMRGITQGRS; encoded by the coding sequence ATGCCCAGCGCCACGATGACCAGCAAGGGGCAGATCACCGTGCCCAAGGAGATCCGCGACGAGCTGCGCCTCACGGCGGGCTCGAAGATCATGTTCGTCAGGATGCCGGGCGGGCACTTCCGCCTTGTGCCCCGCACGGGGAAGGTGAGCGATCTCATCGGCATGCTGCACGACCCGTCGGTGCCGCCGCTGACGATCGAGCAGATCAACGAGGCGATCGCCGAGGGCGGAGCCGAGAGCGGCATGCGCGGGATCACCCAGGGCCGCAGCTGA
- a CDS encoding PIN domain-containing protein translates to MFPGVTRLTGIDTNVILRAVLQDDPAQTPHAEGLLRSLTTEHRGFVTQVTLAEVYWVIARSKHYSRDACLALIRRLVETEVLEFDDGESVVRALGLAEDGADFADALIQGTMELFGTSETVTFDRDAADRLGWRLLGAG, encoded by the coding sequence ATGTTCCCCGGCGTCACGCGCCTGACGGGCATCGACACGAACGTCATCCTTCGCGCGGTGCTGCAGGATGACCCCGCGCAGACACCGCACGCAGAAGGCCTGCTCCGCAGCCTCACGACGGAGCACCGCGGCTTCGTCACGCAGGTCACTCTCGCCGAGGTGTACTGGGTGATCGCGCGCAGCAAGCACTACTCGCGCGACGCATGCCTTGCACTCATCCGCAGGCTCGTCGAAACCGAGGTTCTCGAGTTCGACGACGGCGAGAGCGTCGTGCGCGCCCTCGGCCTCGCCGAGGACGGCGCCGACTTCGCCGACGCGCTCATCCAGGGAACCATGGAGCTGTTCGGCACGAGCGAGACCGTCACCTTCGACCGCGACGCCGCCGACCGCCTGGGATGGCGGCTGCTGGGCGCCGGCTGA
- a CDS encoding glycoside hydrolase family 13 protein produces the protein MTIASTLAPIGENRIGAEWWRSAVIYQVYPRSFADANGDGIGDLAGITAHLDDLVSLGVDAIWLSPFYTSPQNDAGYDVADYCDIDPRFGTLADFDRMLAAAHARGIRVVVDLVPNHSSSEHEWFQQALAAGPGSAERARYLFRDGTGENGELPPNNWQSVFGGPAWTRVADGQWYLHLFDVTQPDFDWNNPEVHEFFTNVLRFWLDRGVDGFRVDVAHGLVKHEDLPDHELSDDPAMGGGEHVAPYWGQEAVHDIYREWNAVLREYDGDRALCAEAWLPTVDETALWVRQDEMHQAFNFPYLTTKWDADDLRAVISESLRAYPAVGAPATWVLSNHDVIRHASRLALTEDTARDGGIGPRSTARPIPELGLRRARAATTLMLALPGSAYLYQGEELGLPEATDLPDEVRQDPTWFRTDGERYGRDGCRVPIPWVADAPAYGFNETGASWLPQPAEWAALARDAQEGDPASTLWLYRTLLANRRQYDLGAGSLEWLDGFRDDVIAVRNGAVTVVVNLGSEPVALPSGTLVVASSAFEGAELPADTAVWLLAD, from the coding sequence ATGACCATTGCTTCTACCCTCGCGCCCATCGGCGAGAACCGCATCGGCGCCGAATGGTGGCGCTCGGCCGTCATCTACCAGGTGTACCCGCGCTCGTTCGCCGACGCGAACGGCGACGGCATCGGCGACCTCGCGGGCATCACCGCGCACCTCGACGACCTCGTCTCCCTCGGCGTCGACGCCATCTGGCTGAGCCCCTTCTACACGTCCCCCCAGAACGACGCCGGCTACGACGTCGCCGACTACTGCGACATCGACCCGCGCTTCGGCACGCTCGCCGACTTCGACCGCATGCTCGCGGCGGCGCACGCCCGCGGCATCCGCGTCGTCGTCGACCTCGTGCCCAACCACAGCTCGAGCGAGCACGAGTGGTTCCAGCAGGCCCTCGCCGCCGGCCCCGGCAGCGCCGAGCGCGCCCGTTACCTGTTCCGCGACGGCACGGGCGAGAACGGCGAGCTGCCGCCGAACAACTGGCAGTCGGTCTTCGGCGGCCCGGCCTGGACCCGCGTCGCCGACGGCCAGTGGTACCTGCACCTGTTCGACGTGACGCAGCCCGACTTCGACTGGAACAACCCCGAGGTGCACGAGTTCTTCACGAACGTGCTGCGCTTCTGGCTCGACCGCGGGGTCGACGGCTTCCGCGTCGACGTCGCGCACGGCCTCGTCAAGCACGAGGACCTGCCCGACCACGAGCTCAGCGACGACCCCGCCATGGGCGGCGGCGAGCACGTCGCGCCGTACTGGGGCCAGGAGGCCGTGCACGACATCTACCGCGAGTGGAACGCCGTGCTGCGCGAGTACGACGGCGACCGCGCGCTGTGCGCCGAGGCGTGGCTGCCCACCGTCGACGAGACCGCGCTGTGGGTGCGCCAGGACGAGATGCACCAGGCCTTCAACTTCCCGTACCTGACGACGAAGTGGGATGCCGACGACCTGCGCGCCGTCATCTCCGAGTCGCTGCGCGCCTACCCCGCCGTCGGCGCGCCGGCGACGTGGGTGCTGTCGAACCACGACGTCATCCGTCACGCCTCGCGCCTCGCGCTCACCGAGGACACGGCCCGCGACGGCGGCATCGGCCCGCGCTCGACCGCCCGACCGATCCCCGAGCTCGGCCTGCGCCGCGCCCGCGCCGCGACGACGCTCATGCTCGCGCTGCCGGGGTCGGCGTACCTCTACCAGGGCGAGGAGCTGGGCCTCCCCGAGGCGACCGACCTGCCCGACGAGGTGCGTCAGGACCCGACCTGGTTCCGCACCGACGGCGAGCGCTACGGTCGCGACGGATGCCGCGTGCCGATCCCGTGGGTCGCCGACGCGCCCGCGTACGGCTTCAACGAGACCGGCGCGTCGTGGCTGCCGCAGCCCGCGGAGTGGGCCGCGCTCGCCCGCGACGCACAGGAGGGCGACCCGGCCTCCACGCTGTGGCTGTACCGCACGCTGCTCGCGAACCGCCGCCAGTACGACCTCGGCGCGGGGTCGCTGGAGTGGCTCGACGGCTTCCGCGACGACGTCATCGCGGTGCGCAACGGCGCCGTGACCGTGGTCGTGAACCTGGGGTCGGAGCCCGTCGCGCTGCCGTCCGGCACGCTCGTCGTCGCGAGCTCGGCCTTCGAGGGCGCCGAGCTGCCGGCCGACACGGCCGTCTGGCTGCTGGCGGACTGA
- a CDS encoding LacI family DNA-binding transcriptional regulator encodes MAGIDDVARRAGVSATTVSRALSGRGRVSEKTRERVRRVADELGYVASATAASLATGQTMSVGVLVSLTGRWYFATVLDGIAARLAPHGYDLTLYDLTDDAAQRQLLFETSLRRGRVDGILALTVTLSDDEIDALLGLGLPVVGLGTPSPRVPALRVDDRAVARAAVAHLLALGHRRIAHIGNSKGPGAGCDVPTQRHDGFVEAMTDAGVPCPVFVQTDFTVADGRRATLELLQREEPPTAIFAASDELAFGAIFAARERGLRVPDDLSIVGVDGHEMGELFGLTTIDQFPRRQGERAAEHMLALLTATDDPTPPAAPPATVPVVPARVPDISTTVPVIPARVPAISATVLSEPLPFELVTRTSTAPPAE; translated from the coding sequence GTGGCCGGCATCGACGACGTCGCCCGGCGCGCGGGGGTGTCGGCCACGACCGTCTCCCGCGCACTGAGCGGGCGCGGGCGCGTCTCGGAGAAGACGCGCGAGCGCGTGCGACGCGTCGCCGACGAGCTCGGATACGTCGCCTCGGCGACCGCCGCGAGCCTCGCGACGGGGCAGACCATGTCGGTCGGCGTGCTCGTGTCGCTCACGGGCCGCTGGTACTTCGCGACGGTGCTCGACGGCATCGCCGCACGGCTCGCGCCGCACGGCTACGACCTCACCCTGTACGACCTCACCGACGACGCGGCGCAGCGGCAGCTCCTCTTCGAGACGTCGCTGCGCCGCGGCCGGGTCGACGGCATCCTCGCGCTCACGGTGACGCTGTCGGACGACGAGATCGACGCGCTGCTCGGTCTGGGGCTGCCGGTCGTCGGCCTCGGCACGCCGTCGCCCCGCGTGCCCGCCCTGCGCGTCGACGACCGCGCCGTCGCGCGCGCCGCGGTCGCGCACCTGCTGGCGCTCGGGCACCGCCGCATCGCGCACATCGGCAACAGCAAGGGTCCGGGGGCGGGCTGCGACGTGCCGACGCAGCGACACGACGGTTTCGTGGAGGCGATGACGGATGCCGGTGTGCCGTGCCCCGTCTTCGTGCAGACCGACTTCACGGTCGCCGACGGGCGGCGCGCGACGCTCGAGCTGCTGCAGCGGGAGGAACCGCCGACCGCGATCTTCGCGGCATCCGACGAGCTGGCGTTCGGCGCGATCTTCGCCGCCCGCGAGCGCGGGCTGCGCGTGCCCGACGACCTGTCGATCGTCGGCGTCGACGGCCACGAGATGGGCGAGCTGTTCGGCCTCACCACGATCGACCAGTTCCCTCGCCGCCAGGGCGAGCGCGCCGCGGAGCACATGCTCGCGCTGCTCACCGCCACGGACGACCCCACCCCACCCGCCGCCCCTCCCGCGACGGTGCCCGTTGTCCCCGCGAGGGTGCCAGATATCTCCACGACGGTGCCAGTTATCCCCGCGAGGGTGCCAGCAATCTCCGCGACGGTGCTCTCGGAGCCGCTCCCCTTCGAACTGGTGACACGCACCTCCACCGCCCCGCCCGCGGAGTGA